The following coding sequences lie in one Notolabrus celidotus isolate fNotCel1 chromosome 20, fNotCel1.pri, whole genome shotgun sequence genomic window:
- the casc3 gene encoding protein CASC3: protein MADRRRRRRRASQDSEDDDESGSGSDSGRSGSPGTKARVRDPEPPEPTVPRVEAKSQVESECESEDGVGEAVLSDYDSADPEENGSHSEGVEEEEEAEHYSEEEAPAAASEPKPSVADIPIKKEEEEHQGGEEGEGEGEGEGEGEGEGEGEEGEGEGEGEGEAEEETGEESKEESKAEEKENLAGERQSGDGQESTDDPETKPGVKPGLKLDDDEDRKNPAYIPRKGLFFEHDVRGHTQEEERPKGRNRKLWKDEGRWEHDRFREEEQAPKSREELIAIYGYDIRNGGRHGEQTYRQRRPRQNTSPSRDKRWRDGGGGERAVRSWHNREGGGVNRGGAPQHSSSHPSSTTPPLLPLSSNQRSSNSRPPPSRSRPPHQSQMHPPPQSHYRNNESNVPHMHPRERQGHKALSDPTGERVSRGGRAAGGGRGGPSVVIEDVTVSHGGAREQDLSAVTAAVAASQPGSYQSASPRRQQQEQRGSVDRSASGLAAPSSNTDPAVQSSATTATNREASPPIERPVERKSYSLARRTRSRPADLGSKQPSMEESATGGNASSPSSVGGKSWAGVGEAPSQTVGGGGGGGGGGGGGGGGGGGGGGGGGGGVTELDQDVARLSHAGQSWSRSPTSYIRSEMRGIPNPIHLTGGPPQFSGMEEMGVASNRAKRYSSQRQRAVPEPAPPMHLGVMEGHYYEPMSYQGPIYAHGEGPAPIPPQSMLVQPEMHLPHPGLHPHQSGAPIANPAIYGGPPVSLSPGQPPQQLLPPPFYPPPGVMTFPYPTMYPTPQGQAQVTYGGVTYYDTMQQQAQPKPSPPRRTSQPVTVKPPPPEVPYASE, encoded by the exons ATGGCGGACCGGCGGCGAAGGAGGAGGCGCGCGTCCCAGGACAGCGAGGACGATGACGAGTCCGGTTCGGGTTCGGACAGCGGGAGGTCGGGGTCCCCGGGTACCAAGGCCCGTGTTAGAGACCCCGAACCACCGGAACCGACAGTACCCCGGGTGGAGGCGAAGAGCCAAGTGGAGTCCGAGTGT GAGAGTGAAGATGGAGTAGGAGAAG CTGTTCTCTCCGACTACGACAGTGCAGATCCAGAGGAAAATGGCTCCCATTCAGAG ggagtggaagaggaggaggaggcggagcacTACAGTGAAGAAGAAGCTCCCGCGGCAGCCAGCGAGCCCAAACCCTCTGTCGCTGACATCCCaataaagaaggaagaggaggagcatcaaggaggagaggagggagagggagagggagagggagagggagagggagaaggagaaggagaaggagaagagggggagggggagggggagggggagggtgaGGCAGAAGAGGAGACGGGAGAAGAGAGTAAAGAGGAGAGCAAGgcggaggagaaagaaaacctGGCCGGAGAGAGACAGAGCGGAGACGGACAG GAGTCCACGGATGACCCGGAAACAAAGCCGGGGGTGAAGCCGGGTCTGAAGCTGGACGATGACGAGGACAGAAAGAACCCGGCCTACATCCCGAGGAAGGGTCTGTTCTTTGAGCACGACGTGAGGGGACAcactcaggaggaggagag ACCTAAAGGCCGAAACAGGAAGTTGTGGAAGGACGAGGGTCGCTGGGAACACGACCGATTTAGAGAGGAGGAACAGGCGCCGAAGAGCCGCGAGGAGCTTATCGCCATCTACGGTTATGACATCAGAAACGGAGGCAGGCATGGAGAGCAGACGTACCGACAGCGCAGACCAAG ACAGAATACGTCTCCCAGCAGAGACAAGCGATggagagacggaggaggaggagagcgagcGGTCCGATCCTGGCAcaacagagaaggaggaggcgTCAACCGGGGAGGAGCTCCTCAACACTCATCCAGCCATCCTTCCTCTACAACTCCCCCCCTGCTCCCTCTGTCCTCTAATCAGCGGAGCAGCAACTCCAGACCTCCTCCTTCCCGGAGCAGACCCCCTCACCAGAGTCAGATGCACCCCCCACCTCAGTCTCATTACAGGAACAATGAATCGAACGTACCCCATATGCATCCCCGAGAACGCCAGGGGCATAAAGCTCTGTCAGACCCCACAGGAGAGCGGGTCAGCAGGGGTGGGCGAGCTGCTGGTGGGGGCAGAGGGGGTCCCTCTGTGGTCATTGAGGATGTTACAGTCAGCCACGGAGGGGCTAGAGAACAGGACCTCAGTGCTGTAACGGCAGCAGTGGCAGCGTCTCAGCCGGGCAGTTACCAGTCGGCGTCACCTCGGcgacagcagcaggaacaaagagGAAGCGTAGACCGATCTGCGTCAGGATTGGCTGCTCCCTCCTCCAACACTGACCCTGCCGTGCAGTCATCGGCAACCACAGCGACCAATCGGGAGGCCTCACCTCCTATAGAGCGGCCGGTTGAGCGTAAATCGTACTCTCTGGCCCGCAGGACTCGCTCCCGACCGGCTGATCTGGGCAGCAAACAGCCGTCCATGGAGGAATCTGCAACAGGAGGGAACGCCTCCTCCCCTAGCAGCGTGGGAGGAAAGAGCTGGGCAGGGGTAGGAGAAGCCCCGAGTCAGACcgtggggggaggaggaggaggaggaggaggaggaggaggaggaggaggaggaggaggaggaggaggaggaggaggaggaggaggagtgactGAGCTTGACCAGGATGTAGCTCGACTCAGTCATGCAGGACAGAGCTGGAGTCGGAGCCCTACATCATACATCCGCTCTGAGATGAGAG GCATCCCCAACCCCATCCACCTCACCGGCGGCCCCCCTCAGTTCTCCGGCATGGAGGAGATGGGTGTCGCCTCCAACCGGGCCAAACGCTACTCCTCCCAACGCCAGCGAGCCGTCCCAGAGCCGGCACCGCCCATGCACCTGGGAGTGATGGAGGGACACTACTACGAACCCA TGTCGTACCAGGGACCAATCTACGCCCATGGGGAAGGCCCCGCCCCCATCCCACCACAAAGCATGTTGGTCCAGCCAGAGATGCATCTCCCCCACCCAG GTCTCCATCCCCACCAATCAGGAGCGCCGATCGCTAACCCAGCCATCTACGGAGGCCCTCCCGTTTCTCTTTCCCCAGGGCAACCACCACAGCAGCTGCTGCCGCCGCCTTTCTACCCTCCACCTGGGGTCATGACTTTCCCTTACCCCACCATGTACCCGACCCCACAG gGTCAGGCCCAGGTAACGTACGGAGGCGTGACGTACTATGACACCATGCAGCAGCAGGCTCAGCCCAAACCTTCGCCTCCCCGCCGCACGTCCCAACCCGTCACTGTCAAGCCCCCCCCTCCAGAGGTGCCCTACGCTTCAGAGTGA
- the LOC117832340 gene encoding uncharacterized protein LOC117832340, giving the protein MEAESSKGFFLTAHPPFINNSELLSVREKLQKALSLYISDTLALTDTLRGFLESASKWKEERETELKEINKKPNHQDLAAVLTCTLGGLQTLGCVLGALEELAVTSLHVFMQKKQVVNHLPAGLSFEHIQVVIFAAQLISPLLLEFKRDQGVFFEPCVQNVEVMAYQLERYMQATQRICGVLEKCSLDDICPETNREVVVDLHKDLSEDDTERMLSYINQLAEIRMDVNFRMVFLFQEVSCSGFMDEFEKRQPRMLQFLKDLEGVAVQLDSMNKGAKISNVVGSSVGAVGGVLVIAGLVLIPFTLGGSLALIGGLGLGITSGLNSVVTTFTKLGVNLTQQGKANEFFQNFMTDVQSLQDCLQEVTSQKVTKLEYKFLEVIEEVVKSGVSLCSVESKISSLVEAVSAFTAVESEEIAVSAGEVAVLEGRGLSSVSRLASEIPEVAMAAVKVPLRELPAVGLNIFCIGLDIYFICRDSISLAKGNETEVSQFIRARSALLKSEIDSWEKIHDALSKGLPTSEEKRAVLESWFYCGYTDIYLQGGGEIISL; this is encoded by the exons ATGGAGGCTGAGAGCTCCAAAG GTTTTTTCCTTACAGCTCACCCACCCTTCATCAATAACTCGGAGCTCCTGTCTGTAAG agagaagctgcagaAGGCCTTGAGTCTGTACATCTCAGACACACTGGCcctcactgacacactgagaggaTTCCTTGAGAGTGCCTCCAAgtggaaggaagaaagagagacagagctcAAGGAGATTAACAAGAAACCCAACCATCAGGATCTGGCTGCCGTGCTGACATGCACGCTTGGAGGTCTGCAGACACTCGGCTGCGTCCTGGGTGCGCTGGAGGAGCTGGCTGTCACCTCACTTCATGTATTCATGCAGAAGAAGCAGGTGGTGAATCACCTGCCAGCAGGGCTCAGCTTCGAGCACATCCAGGTGGTAATCTTTGCTGCTCAGCTGATCTCTCCGCTGCTCCTTGAGTTTAAAAGAGATCAAGGCGTTTTCTTCGAGCCCTGTGTGCAGAATGTGGAGGTGATGGCGTATCAGCTGGAGCGATACATGCAGGCCACGCAGAGGATCTGTGGCGTACTTGAGAAATG CTCTCTGGATGATATCTGCCcggagacaaacagagaggttGTGGTAGACCTACATAAGGATTTATCTGAGGATGACACAGAGAGGATGCTTTCTTACATCAATCAGCTCGCTGAAATCAG GATGGACGTGAATTTCAGGATGGTGTTCTTGTTCCAAGAAGTATCGTGCTCTGGCTTCATGGATGAGTTTGAGAAGCGGCAGCCAAGGATGCTGCAGTTCCTAAAGGATCTGGAGGGGGTCGCTGTGCAGCTCGACTCCATGAATAAGGGGGCAAAGATCTCCAATGTGGTTGGCAGCTCTGTGGGGGCAGTGGGAGGGGTTCTCGTGATTGCTGGTTTGGTTTTGATTCCTTTCACACTAGGTGGATCTCTTGCTTTGATCGGTGGGTTAGGGCTTGGAATCACCAGTGGCCTCAACAGTGTTGTCACCACATTCACAAAGTTAGGAGTCAACTTGACGCAGCAAGGAAAGGCCAATGAATTCTTCCAGAACTTCATGACTGATGTGCAGAGTCTGCAGGATTGTTTGCAGGAGGTGACAAGTCAGAAGGTCACTAAGTTAGAGTACAAATTTTTAGAAGTAATTGAGGAAGTTGTCAAGTCAGGTGTTAGCCTTTGCTCAGTTGAAAGTAAAATATCTTCGCTGGTTGAAGCTGTCTCTGCCTTCACAGCTGTGGAAAGTGAAGAGATAGCCGTCAGTGCCGGTGAGGTGGCAGTCCTAGAGGGCAGGGGTTTGAGTAGCGTGTCCAGACTGGCCTCAGAGATTCCAGAGGTAGCGATGGCGGCAGTAAAAGTTCCCCTCAGAGAGCTGCCTGCCGTCGGCCTCAATATTTTCTGTATTGGTTTGGATATCTACTTCATCTGTAGAGACAGCATCAGTCTGGCCAAAGGCAATGAGACTGAAGTGTCCCAGTTCATCAGAGCCAGATCTGCCCTCTTGAAGTCAGAGATCGACTCTTGGGAGAAGATTCATGATGCCCTGAGCAAAGGTCTGCCAACATCAGAGGAAAAACGAGCTGTGCTTGAGTCATGGTTTTACTGTGGTTACACTGATATCTACctacaaggaggaggagagattaTTTCGCTCTGA